CTCTTTAATAATTTAGCGTTAATAGTTATTAGTAGTACCTTTTTCACTGTGTCCTTCAGGTTTTGCACATTTCTCTGGATATGCTGGTCATCACTGTCAATATGctacaaaatgaaaaccaaaacacttATTTTAGCTTTATGAACTTGAGTGTCCCTAACCGAGGTGCGTTACAATGCACCTGGAATTAAAGTTCTTAGCAATTTTGCCCACAATGACCCAGATTTCACCAGTGACCTAGATTTGCACAGCTCTTGAATTCTCTTGGACACCCAAATCCAGTCATTTCCCTTACATGGAACCTCTTTTCACCTTTGGGAAATCCTACTGAGGTTTAAGTGTGTGGAAAGAGTGGAGTGGTTTATGCAAATTCTGTGAAGAATAAAACCCTAACTCTCCCTCACGAAAAATGCACGCTCAGAACAAGAAACGGACATAAAGTATGTCTTGGATGAACAGTAGGCCCTCCTTAATAAATACTGAGTCCCGTCGCTCCACCCAGTCCACCCcaatcttttttcaaaattttaaatattcagagcCATCAAGGTCATACACCTCTGACTCGGTCACTTCTTGCAGCATCCAAAGGGCAACCATGTTTGCCCACCCAGCACCGAATGTTAAATCTTTCCATtaccctttctctttcccatccCTTCCATCTCTACTCAGAGGAACCATTTCCACATCTAGGCATTTTTTCCTACAGCTCCCAACACCTTTCTCTTCTCACATAACTTAAGTTGCTGTTTCCCAGGAACAGAGGAGCCTTCTGTGCTCTTGTCTTTCAGATACCCTTCATCAccataaattcaaaatgtgactcaattaaagcaaaaacaaatcaCTCTGACTCCAAATCACTCCTGTAATGGTGTGGCTGAGGCACCTCTTGCTGCCAGCCTGGGTAGGGGCAGTGAGGGTTGGCGTGGAAGGGCTCTAAAGGGAAGAAGGGGGGGAACGCGGGCTAGGAGTGGGTGGAGTTAGGGTAGGAGAAGAACTCACACATTGGCTTAGTTTGTTGCTGAGCCTGGCCAGGAAGGGCACCACCTCCTGCATATAGGGCTGGAACCTATCAGATTGGGGGAGCAGCACTTCTTCAAGGGTAAAGTTCAGCACCTGCTTCATCAGATAGCAGCGCTCTCCCAACTGCAGGCAAAAGTGGAACAGCAGGGGTCATGGTAGGGGGCATCCAGAAGATCCaaaccatcatcaccaccacccaaaTAACCATGGATGACACACTGCCTTGCTCATCCTGACTATGACTTACATTGACTTCGTAGAACAGTTTCTCCCCGATGAGACGAACATCTGTGTTGTTATCTGCCAAACTAgcctggaagagaagaaaagacaaagtgcCTGGACGTCAGGAAGATAGGAGAAAAACCTGTGAGTAGAGATGCATTCTATCCACGTTCCCCAGAGCAGCCCCAAGAAGACTAAAGAAAGAATTCAGGTGTGTGCATGAGTTTAAAATAATGCACAGAGgagtaaagggaaaaacaaaagtcaGGTGGGctaataaatggattttttggAGTAAAGCTCAACCTACATATCCTCAAGGCCAAAGTGGAAGGTCTTCTGGTAAAGCCCAATCTCCAAAAATTCTCTAAAGAGACATAGAAAATAATCTCTGGTCTACCAGTGAGGATAGATGATGGGTTCCTAAATATTTTAGTAGTTTCCTGGAGAAAATTTTTGGAACTCTCAGGTTCCAAGTAGATagatgtgaaagagagagagagagtttgagatGAGTACCTCCTTAGCCAACATGAAGGTGCGGTTGGTGATATAGGGCTGCTGGAAGTTGGACCCGTCAAGCCTGCAGTGTGAACTGATGGGCACAGCCAATCCTCCCTGCATCCACAGGGCAATGAGAAGGAGGCAGCTAACGGCCAGAGTTCCCATAAGGGAAGAGCTCCCAGGTTTCTGCAGGGCGGCCATCGCAGACACCTCTAACTTAAACAAATGGCGACTAGAAAAGGAGAACCTGGTGTGGAGAGAACAAGAAGCAAGATTACAAGGGAAAACAATGAGGCATCAAGAAGTTATCATTTCAAACCAAGCTTGCTGAAACACTTACCTGTTTCAACGATTCTGCTTGTGATGGAAAGGGAAAAGCTGCTGCTTTTATAGCCCCC
The Lynx canadensis isolate LIC74 chromosome B4, mLynCan4.pri.v2, whole genome shotgun sequence DNA segment above includes these coding regions:
- the IL22 gene encoding interleukin-22; this translates as MAALQKPGSSSLMGTLAVSCLLLIALWMQGGLAVPISSHCRLDGSNFQQPYITNRTFMLAKEASLADNNTDVRLIGEKLFYEVNLGERCYLMKQVLNFTLEEVLLPQSDRFQPYMQEVVPFLARLSNKLSQCHIDSDDQHIQRNVQNLKDTVKKLGENGEIKVIGELDLLFMALRNALSLTTSDSPYALLSSAVGGRTGGGKHMGFGVL